Proteins from one Nicotiana tabacum cultivar K326 chromosome 23, ASM71507v2, whole genome shotgun sequence genomic window:
- the LOC107820031 gene encoding uncharacterized protein LOC107820031: MLRQGHLKELLSNKGRNNLARGREHQGLSKPPSPDHTINMIIGGSGDASINDVKFTTTHKLKRSITREWYDGLEESIIFDALDVAGLTFPHNDALVITLRILDIDVKCIMVDDGSGAWIIHPRVLT, translated from the coding sequence ATGTTGCGGCAGGGACACCTCAAAGAGCTGCTGAGCAACAAGGGGAGAAACAACTTGGCTAGAGGACGTGAACACCAAGGCCTGTCGAAGCCACCGTCACCAGATCACactatcaacatgatcatcggtggcagTGGTGACGCCTCCATCAATGATGTTAAATTCACTACCACTCACAAGCTCAAACGATCTATCACCCGCGAATGGTATGACGGACTTGAAGAAAGTATCATATTTGATGCGTTAGATGTCGCTGGTTTGACTTTCCCTCACAATGATGCTCTCGTCATTACATTGCGCATTTTAGATATTGATGTCAAATGTATCATGGTAGACGATGGAAGTGGAGCGTGGATTATCCATCCCCGAGTACTTACCTAG